A single region of the Deefgea piscis genome encodes:
- a CDS encoding methyl-accepting chemotaxis protein: MTLKFKAWALSIAVLVALIGVMLVGLITMRDMSASDNQARIEQLLKSTYLTITQLENLAASGQLTETQAKAIATQILRENKYHKSEYVYVTDEKLNFIATPLDPQLHGTSFNEFKDAKGGSVGAIALAALNQSGGALTAYPWTSERDGEVVELLSVAQKTPRWGWIVGNGVSSAEAHARFWSNARWQVWICLVVAGIVGFLMLTTVRRILNDLGGEPAEVLKLVQSVADGNLQNHHEADNASPHSIFASVIRMRESLRTVMSQLSQAVSTLHHTSEDIVSRAQDSNRLIEAQGHAASRIAHTAEQFAEQTRSAEQQANTARQQSESATAISAQGLTVISSAVTRFADIEQAVGDTQSSIDDLAQRVGSISAVIAVIRDVADQTNLLALNAAIEAARAGDMGRGFAVVADEVRKLAERTSSATQEIGLTITAVQGSGQNAKTRMDEMFIQLKEGIRQAKEGGEAVKAIRQETEATALVVGAIGNALAEQVHASMAIRNDVDEVAQSSNGTMSAAQGTVGAAQSIKVVSEQLATLVHKFRL, from the coding sequence ATGACACTTAAATTTAAAGCATGGGCCTTATCCATTGCCGTTCTCGTCGCCTTAATCGGCGTCATGTTAGTTGGCTTAATCACCATGCGTGATATGAGCGCAAGCGACAATCAAGCACGCATTGAACAACTACTTAAAAGCACTTACCTGACGATCACTCAGCTAGAAAACTTAGCCGCCAGCGGTCAACTGACTGAAACACAAGCCAAAGCCATTGCAACGCAAATTTTGCGCGAAAATAAATACCATAAATCTGAATACGTTTACGTTACCGACGAAAAACTCAATTTCATTGCAACGCCACTCGACCCACAACTGCATGGCACTAGCTTTAATGAATTTAAAGACGCCAAAGGTGGCAGCGTTGGCGCCATTGCGCTGGCAGCTCTCAATCAATCGGGCGGCGCACTCACCGCCTATCCTTGGACCTCAGAGCGCGATGGCGAAGTCGTCGAGCTACTGTCTGTGGCACAAAAAACACCTCGCTGGGGTTGGATTGTCGGCAATGGTGTTAGCTCAGCCGAAGCGCACGCTCGCTTTTGGAGCAATGCACGCTGGCAAGTTTGGATCTGCTTAGTGGTTGCTGGGATTGTGGGTTTTCTAATGCTCACCACCGTGCGCCGAATTTTAAATGACTTAGGTGGCGAGCCAGCTGAAGTTTTAAAACTGGTGCAAAGCGTTGCTGATGGCAATTTGCAAAATCACCATGAAGCGGACAACGCCTCACCGCATAGCATTTTTGCCTCGGTCATTCGCATGCGCGAATCATTACGCACCGTAATGTCGCAGTTATCGCAAGCCGTATCGACCTTACACCACACCAGTGAAGACATTGTGTCACGCGCCCAAGACAGTAATCGTCTAATCGAAGCGCAAGGCCATGCCGCCAGCCGCATCGCGCATACCGCAGAACAATTTGCCGAACAAACTCGCTCAGCTGAACAGCAAGCCAATACTGCCCGCCAACAAAGCGAATCGGCCACGGCGATTTCTGCGCAAGGCCTCACGGTAATTTCATCGGCTGTCACCCGCTTTGCCGATATTGAACAAGCGGTTGGCGACACCCAAAGCAGTATTGATGATTTAGCGCAGCGCGTTGGCAGTATTTCAGCCGTTATTGCCGTTATTCGCGACGTTGCCGACCAAACCAATCTACTGGCTCTGAATGCGGCCATTGAAGCGGCACGCGCTGGCGATATGGGACGAGGCTTTGCGGTGGTGGCCGATGAAGTGCGTAAACTCGCAGAGCGAACCAGCTCAGCGACGCAAGAAATTGGCCTTACCATTACCGCGGTTCAGGGCAGTGGCCAAAATGCCAAAACCCGAATGGATGAGATGTTTATCCAACTGAAAGAAGGGATACGCCAAGCTAAAGAAGGCGGCGAAGCGGTCAAAGCCATTCGCCAAGAAACGGAAGCCACTGCATTGGTAGTGGGAGCGATCGGCAATGCGCTCGCTGAACAAGTGCATGCCAGTATGGCAATCCGTAATGATGTCGATGAAGTAGCCCAATCTTCAAACGGCACGATGTCGGCAGCTCAAGGTACGGTCGGCGCAGCACAATCGATTAAAGTCGTATCAGAGCAACTCGCAACCTTAGTGCATAAATTCCGGCTATAA
- a CDS encoding PhzF family phenazine biosynthesis protein: MPQYSFHMLNVFAEKPLAGDPFVVFVVDDFPDTEICQALAYQMGGTEVAFFSPHTQQLQCYTPQYALPFSGRALIGAAAVARHLDPEFKSLLLTHNARQFKVGYSHEEYNFISSPSSTRPYDQSPLALAQALNISVHDLVLPILWVDNGVEQLMVQTHSRQSVLQAKPHPALLAQVLNSPNAMAQVTIWRRDAELFTVRCFSSDAFGVEEDFASGTAAANLGSYLLATGAKAPLQFRIEQGHTIQKLISRLCVINIKVNPLLQIYCSGKVNYLGNGIINL, encoded by the coding sequence ATGCCACAATATTCCTTTCACATGCTGAATGTTTTTGCCGAAAAGCCCTTAGCTGGCGATCCATTCGTGGTTTTTGTGGTTGATGACTTCCCAGATACTGAAATCTGCCAAGCCCTCGCTTACCAAATGGGCGGCACTGAAGTGGCTTTTTTTAGCCCTCATACTCAGCAGCTGCAATGCTATACACCGCAGTATGCCCTGCCTTTTTCTGGTAGAGCTTTAATTGGTGCCGCTGCCGTTGCTCGGCATTTAGATCCAGAGTTTAAGTCGCTATTACTCACGCACAATGCACGGCAATTTAAGGTGGGGTATAGCCATGAAGAATATAATTTCATTAGCTCGCCAAGCAGTACCCGTCCTTATGACCAAAGCCCACTTGCCTTAGCCCAAGCGCTCAATATCAGCGTGCATGATTTAGTTTTGCCCATTTTATGGGTCGATAACGGCGTCGAGCAGCTGATGGTGCAAACACATTCACGGCAAAGTGTTTTGCAGGCCAAACCCCACCCCGCTTTGTTAGCGCAGGTTCTCAATAGCCCTAACGCCATGGCACAAGTCACCATCTGGCGGCGTGACGCTGAACTATTCACCGTGCGCTGCTTTAGCTCAGATGCTTTTGGGGTCGAGGAAGATTTTGCGTCTGGCACCGCCGCGGCCAATTTGGGCAGTTACTTACTGGCTACCGGAGCCAAAGCGCCGTTGCAATTTCGAATTGAGCAAGGCCACACCATCCAAAAACTCATTAGCCGACTTTGTGTGATCAATATCAAAGTTAATCCACTACTACAGATTTACTGCTCAGGTAAAGTGAACTATTTAGGAAACGGTATTATTAATCTCTAA
- the ppc gene encoding phosphoenolpyruvate carboxylase, translated as MPVNLPIAEKDQPLKRDLDLLAALLSDTIREQAGAATAEQIEAIRQLAFRYVQGHEPDAGKALARSLSILDMPTTMALVRAFSYFSHLSNIAEDLHHNRRRRAHKIAGSKPQRGSIAAVIDDLLERNVKPSEMLALLADTLIAPVMTAHPTEVKRKTILNCHNALAALLTERDRSQMTPEEVRDNQEAMERVMLTLWQTREVRTVKLTVQDEIENGSTFFRNTFLHEIPRLYQDLEDKFSDMSGEAIQLPNFIQVGSWIGGDRDGNPNVTADVMRYAVSRQAGVALDHYYQQCLKLEGELSMSTRLVAVDQALSELAESAVDDKNRKIGEPYRQAVSAIASRIFATALEIGTFHHELHDVARAAAYKNVEELSADLATIERSLKAHGAVKLANGRLRRLQRAVSVFGFFLAPVDMRQNSAIHEKMIGELFQQAGLEEYSKLNEQSRRTVLLRELSSPRPLICPYDVTYSPEVQQELDILLAAAELQARYGEAVLPNYIISNCESVSDMLEVAVLLNDVGLVSLAPQVRSKVNIIPLFETTPDLRDSGKIMGELFALPQWRLLLNCRNQVQEVMLGYSDSNKEGGYLTSNWELYKAELNLVEVFSAAGVTLRLFHGRGGTVGRGGGPAYDAILAQPAGSVNGQIRITEQGEVITAKYADREVGRRNLEILVAATLDASFQPLIEQTDDVLARRVLMERLSSRAYQFYRDLVYATPDFITYFLEATPITEIPNLNIGSRPAARRNTTSIGDLRAIPWVFSWSQCRLMLPGWYGFGTAVAEYLDETGEEGLALLRELYKTWPFLQVTISNMEMVLAKSDIAIAERYSELVQDQAIAKRIFGRIKAEWQRSVDAVLVITEHDQLLGDNPMLARSLDNRLPYLDPLNHLQVELLKRIRSGDDSEELRHAVHLTINGVSAGLRNSG; from the coding sequence ATGCCTGTGAACTTACCTATTGCTGAGAAAGACCAACCCTTAAAGCGAGATCTTGATCTGCTTGCTGCCTTGTTGTCTGACACGATTCGTGAACAGGCTGGTGCTGCAACTGCTGAACAAATTGAAGCGATTCGTCAACTTGCTTTCCGCTACGTGCAAGGGCACGAACCTGATGCGGGTAAAGCATTGGCGCGTTCCTTGTCGATATTGGATATGCCAACCACCATGGCCTTGGTGCGTGCATTTAGTTATTTCTCGCATTTATCTAATATAGCAGAGGATTTGCACCATAACCGCCGCCGCCGCGCGCATAAAATTGCCGGTTCAAAACCACAGCGTGGCAGTATTGCAGCGGTGATTGATGATTTGTTAGAACGTAACGTTAAGCCATCTGAAATGTTAGCGTTATTGGCGGATACACTGATAGCCCCGGTGATGACAGCGCATCCGACAGAAGTGAAGCGTAAAACCATACTCAATTGTCATAATGCGCTCGCGGCCTTACTGACAGAGCGCGATCGTAGCCAGATGACGCCAGAAGAAGTTCGCGACAATCAAGAAGCCATGGAACGGGTGATGCTGACTTTGTGGCAAACCCGCGAAGTGCGTACGGTAAAACTGACCGTGCAAGATGAAATTGAAAATGGTTCGACCTTTTTCCGTAATACCTTCTTGCATGAAATTCCACGCCTTTATCAAGACTTAGAAGACAAGTTTTCTGATATGAGCGGTGAAGCCATTCAATTACCGAACTTTATTCAAGTCGGTAGCTGGATTGGTGGTGATCGCGATGGCAACCCCAATGTGACGGCCGATGTGATGCGCTACGCCGTGTCACGCCAAGCTGGCGTGGCATTAGATCATTACTACCAACAATGCTTGAAGCTTGAGGGCGAATTGTCGATGTCGACGCGCTTGGTGGCAGTGGATCAAGCGTTGTCTGAATTGGCTGAAAGCGCTGTTGACGATAAAAATCGCAAAATTGGCGAACCTTATCGTCAGGCGGTATCGGCGATTGCATCGCGCATTTTTGCTACCGCGCTTGAAATCGGTACGTTTCACCATGAATTACACGATGTGGCCCGGGCTGCCGCGTATAAAAATGTTGAAGAATTATCGGCTGATTTAGCCACGATTGAACGTTCATTGAAAGCACATGGTGCAGTGAAGTTAGCCAATGGTCGTTTGCGTCGTTTGCAGCGTGCCGTATCGGTATTTGGCTTTTTCTTAGCGCCAGTCGATATGCGTCAGAATTCGGCCATTCATGAAAAAATGATTGGTGAGCTGTTTCAGCAAGCGGGCTTAGAAGAATACAGCAAGCTCAACGAGCAATCTCGCCGTACGGTACTGCTGCGTGAGCTTTCAAGCCCACGACCATTAATCTGCCCATACGATGTGACCTATAGCCCTGAAGTGCAGCAAGAATTAGATATCTTGCTCGCTGCCGCTGAATTACAAGCGCGCTATGGTGAGGCGGTATTACCGAATTATATTATTTCTAACTGTGAATCCGTTTCGGATATGTTGGAAGTGGCTGTGTTGCTCAATGACGTGGGCTTGGTGTCATTGGCGCCGCAAGTTCGCAGCAAAGTTAATATCATTCCATTGTTTGAAACCACCCCTGATTTGCGCGATAGCGGCAAAATCATGGGTGAGTTATTTGCCTTGCCACAATGGCGTTTGCTGCTCAATTGCCGCAATCAAGTGCAAGAAGTGATGTTGGGTTATTCTGACTCGAATAAAGAAGGCGGCTATCTCACGTCAAACTGGGAACTCTATAAAGCCGAGCTTAACTTGGTCGAAGTGTTTTCTGCTGCCGGTGTCACGCTGCGTTTATTCCATGGTCGTGGTGGTACGGTTGGCCGTGGTGGTGGACCGGCTTACGATGCGATTTTGGCGCAGCCAGCCGGTTCAGTGAATGGGCAAATTCGCATCACCGAGCAAGGTGAAGTGATTACCGCCAAATATGCCGACCGTGAAGTGGGTCGACGTAATTTGGAGATTTTGGTTGCCGCCACCTTGGACGCCAGCTTTCAGCCTTTGATTGAGCAAACCGATGATGTCTTAGCGCGCCGTGTGTTGATGGAGCGTTTGTCGAGCCGCGCGTATCAGTTCTATCGTGATTTAGTCTATGCAACGCCGGACTTTATTACTTATTTCCTAGAAGCCACACCGATTACCGAGATTCCGAATTTGAATATTGGTTCGCGTCCAGCAGCCCGTCGCAATACCACTAGCATTGGCGATTTGCGGGCGATTCCGTGGGTGTTTTCTTGGTCACAATGCCGCTTAATGCTGCCTGGTTGGTATGGCTTTGGTACTGCAGTGGCTGAGTATCTGGATGAAACCGGGGAAGAAGGCTTAGCGTTATTGCGTGAGCTGTATAAAACTTGGCCGTTCTTGCAAGTAACGATTTCAAATATGGAAATGGTATTGGCTAAATCGGATATTGCCATTGCCGAACGCTATTCTGAGTTAGTGCAGGATCAAGCGATTGCCAAGCGTATTTTTGGCCGGATTAAAGCTGAATGGCAACGCTCGGTGGATGCCGTGTTGGTGATTACTGAGCATGATCAATTATTGGGTGACAATCCAATGTTGGCACGTAGTCTGGACAATCGCTTGCCATATTTAGATCCACTCAATCATTTGCAAGTTGAATTACTGAAACGAATCCGTAGCGGTGATGATTCGGAAGAATTACGTCATGCGGTGCATTTGACCATCAACGGGGTTTCAGCCGGTTTACGCAATAGCGGCTAA
- the murB gene encoding UDP-N-acetylmuramate dehydrogenase, giving the protein MSASLSPRANLSAMNTLGLTAYASRILHLQSIEQLEPWRLDPELNTRPWLILGGGSNLVLSESLDSVVVHVELKGKRLLREDNEAWYVAAAAGELWHPFVQWTLAQGWGGLENLSLIPGTVGAAPVQNIGAYGVELKDTLDHLTAIDLSSGQMQQFSAAECQFAYRDSFFKQSTTPWLICEVVFRLPKNHQTKTNYGDIAHALQAMQLPATPSSVSQAICQVRQAKLPDPAVIGNAGSYFKNPIVSAEHYQKLQARFPQMVAYALADGQYKLAAGWLIEQAGWKGRRLGPVGMYEKQALVLVNHGGATAADVLALEQAVQADVAARFELALESEPVKW; this is encoded by the coding sequence ATGTCTGCTTCATTAAGCCCGCGTGCGAATTTAAGCGCAATGAATACCTTGGGTTTGACCGCCTATGCATCCCGAATTTTACACCTACAGTCGATCGAACAACTTGAACCATGGCGGCTCGATCCTGAATTAAATACGCGGCCATGGCTGATTTTAGGTGGCGGTAGTAACTTGGTCTTATCCGAGTCGCTCGATAGCGTGGTTGTTCATGTCGAGCTTAAAGGAAAGCGCTTATTACGCGAGGATAATGAGGCGTGGTACGTCGCAGCGGCGGCGGGCGAGCTGTGGCATCCTTTTGTGCAATGGACCTTGGCGCAAGGCTGGGGTGGGCTGGAAAACCTGTCTTTAATTCCGGGGACTGTCGGCGCTGCACCAGTGCAAAATATTGGTGCTTACGGCGTTGAGCTTAAAGATACCTTGGATCACTTGACCGCGATTGATTTAAGCAGTGGCCAGATGCAACAATTTAGCGCCGCCGAATGTCAGTTTGCCTACCGCGATAGTTTTTTTAAGCAATCGACAACGCCTTGGCTGATTTGTGAGGTCGTATTTCGCTTACCAAAAAATCATCAAACCAAAACCAATTATGGTGATATTGCTCACGCTTTACAGGCGATGCAATTGCCGGCAACGCCGAGTAGTGTTTCACAAGCTATTTGCCAAGTTCGCCAAGCCAAACTGCCCGATCCCGCTGTGATTGGCAACGCCGGCAGTTATTTTAAAAATCCTATCGTTAGTGCTGAGCATTACCAAAAATTACAGGCGCGCTTCCCGCAAATGGTGGCGTATGCCTTGGCCGATGGTCAGTATAAATTGGCTGCTGGCTGGTTGATTGAACAAGCTGGTTGGAAAGGGCGGCGCTTGGGACCGGTTGGCATGTATGAAAAGCAAGCTTTAGTCTTGGTTAATCATGGCGGGGCAACCGCCGCCGATGTACTGGCTTTGGAGCAAGCAGTGCAGGCCGATGTCGCCGCACGCTTTGAATTGGCTTTAGAGTCTGAGCCGGTTAAATGGTAG
- the mpl gene encoding UDP-N-acetylmuramate:L-alanyl-gamma-D-glutamyl-meso-diaminopimelate ligase, whose product MMHIHILGICGTFMGGIAALARAAGHTVTGCDSNVYPPMSTQLEALGIELIEGFGVEQLALQPDLYVVGNVVKRGMPLMEAILDAGLPYTSGPQWLGEQILQDKWVLAIAGTHGKTTTTGMLAWILEYAGLAPGFLIGGIPENFGISARLPQTPRQDQHSTSPFFVIEADEYDTAFFDKRSKFVHYRPRTAVLNNLEFDHADIFADLTAIETQFHHLVRTVPSQGRVIVNRKEASLQRVLDRGCWSETEFFAGSEHGWQVGTVYPDGFEVLLDGQAQGRLTWALMGEHNAHNALAAIAAARHVGVTPSVAIEALGQFANVKRRMEIKGCVNQITVYDDFAHHPTAIATTIAGLRAKVGNARILAVLEPRSNTMKLGTMKAALPASLAAADQVYCYGANLGWEPSEALAQLGDKAQSFNDIPALIQAITASAQAGDHILVMSNGGFAGIHDALLKALA is encoded by the coding sequence ATTATGCATATTCATATTCTTGGTATTTGCGGCACTTTTATGGGTGGCATTGCCGCACTCGCGCGCGCAGCAGGGCATACCGTTACCGGCTGCGATAGCAATGTGTATCCGCCGATGTCGACTCAGCTTGAAGCGCTCGGCATTGAACTGATTGAAGGCTTTGGCGTTGAGCAGCTAGCACTGCAGCCCGATTTATACGTCGTTGGTAATGTCGTTAAACGGGGTATGCCGCTGATGGAAGCGATTTTAGATGCGGGACTCCCCTATACCTCAGGCCCGCAATGGCTGGGAGAACAAATTTTACAAGATAAGTGGGTATTGGCGATTGCCGGTACGCACGGCAAAACCACCACCACGGGCATGCTGGCATGGATTTTAGAATACGCTGGATTAGCCCCCGGATTTTTAATCGGCGGCATCCCTGAGAACTTCGGCATTTCGGCGCGCTTGCCGCAAACACCACGCCAAGATCAGCACAGCACCTCGCCATTTTTTGTCATTGAGGCCGATGAATACGATACGGCATTTTTTGATAAACGCAGTAAATTCGTGCATTACCGCCCACGCACCGCCGTTTTAAATAATTTAGAGTTTGATCATGCCGATATTTTTGCTGATTTAACGGCGATTGAAACCCAATTTCATCACTTGGTTCGCACGGTTCCCAGCCAAGGCCGCGTGATTGTGAATCGCAAAGAAGCCAGCTTGCAACGCGTACTCGATCGCGGTTGCTGGAGTGAAACTGAGTTTTTTGCTGGGAGCGAGCACGGCTGGCAAGTGGGTACCGTGTACCCAGATGGCTTTGAAGTCTTACTCGATGGTCAAGCACAAGGCCGTTTAACGTGGGCGTTGATGGGCGAGCACAACGCGCACAACGCCTTAGCGGCGATTGCGGCAGCGCGCCATGTAGGCGTTACGCCAAGTGTCGCCATTGAGGCTTTGGGGCAATTTGCCAATGTAAAACGACGTATGGAAATTAAAGGCTGCGTCAATCAAATCACCGTCTATGACGACTTTGCCCATCATCCTACGGCCATCGCCACCACCATTGCAGGGCTACGCGCCAAAGTCGGCAATGCGCGGATTTTGGCCGTGCTTGAACCGCGATCGAATACGATGAAGCTCGGCACAATGAAAGCCGCCCTGCCCGCCAGCTTAGCCGCTGCCGATCAAGTTTATTGTTATGGCGCTAATTTAGGCTGGGAGCCTAGCGAAGCATTGGCTCAATTGGGCGATAAAGCGCAAAGTTTTAATGACATACCGGCATTAATCCAAGCGATCACGGCATCCGCGCAAGCAGGAGACCATATTTTAGTGATGAGTAATGGTGGCTTTGCTGGCATCCATGACGCTTTACTCAAGGCCTTGGCATAA
- a CDS encoding GGDEF domain-containing protein, with translation MTLSTPVNPVEIARIALKRLSERALPPTPENYTQFYNAILTIKAPESKTSTEMQVAWQVLYKLDDAVDGASLLTECLLENLADSNQVFEQKLGDLKQVRQAHVAQQVSIEETQASLEDMLNVVISTTHNVHSTVRTSHSDLQTIRDSIRHIEEDLAFNRKVLEQDALTGALNRQGLDHLLLREVKRAQRIDGRLTAAIIDLDDFKLINDRFTHLVGDQVLIHMTNLTKAVLRESDVLVRYGGEEFLLLLVDTDVRGASYVIDRLKLVAGRTPYIHHNQRIEVRFSAGIAQLKDDENGRALLLRADEALYRAKQSGRGKTEIAD, from the coding sequence ATGACTCTGTCCACCCCTGTTAATCCGGTGGAAATTGCCCGCATAGCACTTAAGCGGCTTTCTGAGCGCGCTTTGCCGCCAACGCCTGAAAATTACACCCAATTTTATAACGCTATTTTGACGATTAAGGCACCAGAAAGCAAAACCTCAACTGAGATGCAAGTGGCATGGCAGGTGTTGTATAAGCTGGATGATGCTGTGGATGGAGCAAGTTTACTGACTGAATGTTTATTAGAAAATTTGGCGGATTCAAATCAGGTTTTTGAACAAAAACTTGGTGATTTAAAGCAAGTCCGTCAAGCGCATGTGGCGCAGCAAGTCAGTATTGAAGAAACGCAAGCATCCTTAGAAGACATGCTCAATGTGGTGATTAGCACCACGCATAATGTGCATTCCACGGTGAGAACATCGCATAGCGATTTACAGACCATTCGCGATTCGATTCGGCATATTGAAGAAGATTTGGCATTTAATCGCAAAGTGCTTGAGCAAGACGCCTTAACCGGCGCTTTAAATCGGCAAGGGCTGGACCATTTATTACTGCGCGAAGTCAAACGCGCGCAGCGTATTGATGGCCGTTTAACGGCGGCGATTATTGATTTGGATGACTTTAAGTTAATTAATGATCGATTTACGCATTTAGTTGGTGATCAGGTATTAATTCACATGACCAACCTCACCAAAGCGGTGCTGCGTGAATCCGATGTTTTAGTACGCTACGGTGGCGAAGAGTTTTTACTGCTGTTGGTCGACACTGATGTTCGCGGTGCGAGTTATGTGATTGATCGACTTAAATTAGTTGCTGGCCGAACGCCTTATATCCACCACAATCAAAGAATTGAAGTGCGTTTTTCTGCCGGTATTGCGCAGTTAAAAGACGACGAAAATGGCCGTGCTTTATTGTTGCGTGCGGACGAGGCTTTATACCGCGCTAAGCAATCGGGACGGGGTAAGACTGAAATCGCCGATTAA
- a CDS encoding LysE family translocator: METLFTGILLSLSLCLDIGMVNVAMIDVAMKHGRRAGFILGLGSCFADLFYAILALLGMRYLLQFPAVQWVTWLGGGSILIYLAWKMAKEALQDAQRAETAHPPLPPKHHLFGRGLMLALASPTSILWFAAVGGALIAQATDGSWLSSAEFLLGFFIGGVAWSAGIVFASHHGGQVMGNRFKQACHAISALLYVYFAILVLRNGYLALWLN; encoded by the coding sequence ATGGAAACACTTTTTACTGGTATTTTGCTGTCTTTATCATTGTGCTTAGATATTGGCATGGTGAATGTGGCAATGATTGATGTCGCCATGAAGCATGGCCGCCGTGCTGGCTTTATTTTGGGACTGGGCTCTTGTTTTGCCGATTTGTTCTACGCCATTTTAGCGCTGCTTGGCATGCGCTATTTATTACAGTTTCCTGCTGTGCAATGGGTCACTTGGCTCGGTGGTGGCAGTATTTTGATTTATCTGGCGTGGAAAATGGCCAAAGAAGCATTACAAGACGCGCAGCGCGCCGAAACCGCCCACCCGCCCCTACCACCCAAACATCATTTATTTGGCCGTGGACTAATGCTGGCCTTGGCTTCACCCACGTCGATTTTATGGTTTGCCGCAGTCGGTGGCGCGCTGATCGCGCAAGCGACCGATGGCTCTTGGTTGAGCAGCGCGGAATTTTTACTCGGCTTTTTTATTGGTGGTGTCGCATGGAGTGCGGGGATTGTCTTTGCCAGTCACCACGGTGGCCAAGTAATGGGCAATCGCTTTAAGCAAGCTTGCCATGCGATTTCAGCGCTGCTGTATGTGTATTTTGCAATCCTTGTACTGCGTAATGGCTATCTTGCCCTTTGGCTGAACTAG
- a CDS encoding TrkH family potassium uptake protein, protein MQLAQKLLPTVNIVARVSILFSLSLLVPIAMAWWRQDAALLPFIQALIGLQLFSISLFLLTRHYRRELMPRDGFILAVGLWTALPAVAAVPLMLYDPQLSFTNAYFETMSALSTTGATVMVGLDHLPQSINLWRHLLNWLGGMGIIVLAVAIFPLLGVGGMQLFKAETPGPIKDSKLTPRIHETARNLWLIYTGLTVLCALLLRWVGGMSWFDAVCHAFAALSLGGFSTHDASVGFFNSPLIEAILMLFMLLAATNFATHYFALSGRKLSVYWHDSEFKAMLLLIASSIIGLSGFLVWQQTYPDFLTSLRHVSFNLISVATDCGFASVDFGQWPIFAPLVMLLLSAITACAGSTGGGIKMIRTIIQTREVGRQMSLLLHPQGIHPLRVNGQIIPNSILASVMGFIFLYFTSIVVLTFALLVSGLDFISSFSAIIACINNAGPGLGEVGPASNYSGLTDFQTWVCSFAMLLGRLEIFSVLILFTRAFWRS, encoded by the coding sequence ATGCAATTAGCACAAAAATTATTACCCACCGTCAATATCGTCGCTCGCGTCTCGATCTTGTTTTCGCTCAGTCTATTGGTGCCAATTGCGATGGCATGGTGGCGTCAAGACGCGGCTTTACTGCCATTTATTCAAGCTTTGATTGGTTTGCAGCTGTTTAGCATCAGCTTATTTTTGCTCACTCGGCATTACCGGCGAGAGCTAATGCCGCGCGATGGTTTTATTTTGGCCGTGGGTTTATGGACCGCGCTGCCTGCCGTTGCGGCAGTGCCATTGATGCTATACGACCCGCAGCTGTCATTTACCAATGCGTATTTTGAAACCATGTCGGCATTATCCACCACCGGTGCCACAGTCATGGTTGGCTTGGACCATTTGCCTCAATCGATTAATTTATGGCGGCACCTACTCAATTGGCTAGGGGGTATGGGTATCATCGTGTTGGCTGTTGCGATCTTCCCGCTATTAGGTGTGGGGGGTATGCAGTTATTTAAAGCCGAAACCCCGGGCCCAATTAAAGACAGCAAACTCACGCCACGCATTCATGAAACCGCCCGCAATCTGTGGCTGATTTACACCGGCCTCACCGTGCTTTGTGCGCTACTGCTGCGCTGGGTTGGCGGCATGAGCTGGTTTGATGCGGTATGCCACGCTTTTGCTGCGCTTAGCCTTGGCGGCTTTTCTACCCATGATGCCAGCGTCGGTTTTTTTAATTCGCCGCTGATTGAAGCGATTTTGATGCTGTTTATGTTGTTAGCAGCAACTAATTTTGCGACGCATTATTTTGCTTTATCGGGACGCAAACTCTCAGTGTATTGGCACGATTCTGAGTTCAAAGCCATGCTGCTACTGATTGCATCGAGCATTATCGGTTTAAGTGGCTTTTTAGTCTGGCAGCAAACCTATCCTGACTTTCTCACCTCCCTACGCCATGTTTCATTTAATTTAATCTCAGTCGCAACCGATTGCGGCTTTGCCAGCGTTGATTTTGGCCAATGGCCGATCTTTGCGCCCTTAGTGATGCTACTGCTATCGGCGATTACGGCGTGTGCTGGATCCACCGGCGGCGGTATTAAAATGATTCGCACTATTATCCAAACGCGTGAAGTCGGGCGGCAAATGTCATTACTGTTGCACCCTCAAGGGATTCATCCTTTACGCGTTAACGGCCAAATTATTCCCAATTCGATTTTGGCTTCAGTGATGGGGTTTATCTTTTTATATTTCACCAGCATTGTGGTACTCACTTTTGCCTTGCTGGTATCGGGACTGGATTTTATTTCCAGCTTTAGCGCCATTATTGCCTGTATTAATAATGCCGGCCCAGGCCTTGGTGAAGTTGGCCCAGCCAGTAATTATTCTGGCTTAACTGATTTTCAAACTTGGGTGTGCAGCTTTGCAATGCTCTTGGGACGATTGGAGATTTTCTCGGTTTTAATCTTATTTACTCGAGCTTTTTGGCGGAGTTAA